From Nicotiana tabacum cultivar K326 chromosome 20, ASM71507v2, whole genome shotgun sequence, one genomic window encodes:
- the LOC107815663 gene encoding pentatricopeptide repeat-containing protein At1g52640, mitochondrial-like — protein MAIRTLLRARISTHHFPLTIFHHNHIPPTNTNIYSHQFASLLHKTNFTSSPDVPPSNSHLVISELSRILSDYRNPHNDIESALNPFSDKISANIVEQVLKRCKNLGFSAHRFFIWANKLSGFYHSKESYHILVDILGSSKQFPLLWDFLVELKRNKSCELGQDIFWLVFRSSSRANLPVDAIRSFDKMIDFGITPSVVDVDQLLLALCKRKHMKEAKQFFDRVKDGYMLSVKSYSIMIRGWGEMGEVVEAQKLFDEMLERGFSVDLLAYNSILESVCKAGKMDEAYNLFMKMRSMGLRPDAFTYAVFIHAYCVKDDIHAAFRVLDRMKRYKLVPNVFTYNVIIKKLCKSDKVEDAYQLIDEMIERGVKPDCWSYNTILACHCDHSEVNLALRLISRMEKNGSLPDRHTYNMVLKMLIKVGRFDRVEKVWESMEGRKFYPSVSTYAVMIHGLCQKKGKLEEACRYFEMMIDEGIPPYGETCELLRNRLIGLGFAEQKDILADKMERSTSCLIQELTNIMRGNKARARLRREEETLIVMSKRVQCAGEVE, from the coding sequence ATGGCGATAAGAACTCTTCTTCGCGCCAGAATAAGTACTCACCATTTCCCCCTCACAATCTTCCATCACAATCACATACCACCTACCAACACCAACATCTACAGCCATCAGTTCGCATCCCTTTTGCACAAAACTAATTTCACTTCCAGTCCAGACGTCCCACCCTCTAATTCACACCTAGTAATAAGTGAACTCTCTCGCATCCTAAGCGATTACAGAAATCCCCACAACGACATTGAATCAGCTCTCAATCCATTCTCCGACAAGATTTCGGCTAACATAGTTGAGCAAGTTCTTAAACGCTGCAAAAATCTTGGGTTTTCAGCTCACAGATTCTTCATTTGGGCAAATAAATTATCGGGGTTTTATCATAGTAAAGAAAGCTATCACATTCTTGTTGATATTTTAGGAAGTAGCAAACAGTTTCCTTTGTTGTGGGACTTTCTTGTTGAGTTAAAAAGGAACAAATCTTGTGAATTAGGTCAAGATATTTTCTGGCTTGTCTTTAGGTCTTCTAGTAGAGCTAATTTACCTGTTGATGCAATTAGGAGTTTTGATAAAATGATTGATTTTGGGATTACACCGAGTGTAGTGGATGTTGATCAGCTTTTGCTTGCATTGTGTAAAAGAAAGCATATGAAAGAAGCCAAACAGTTCTTTGATAGAGTTAAAGATGGGTACATGCTGAGTGTGAAATCTTACAGCATTATGATAAGGGGATGGGGAGAAATGGGAGAAGTAGTTGAGGCACAGAAACTGTTTGATGAAATGCTTGAGCGAGGTTTTTCAGTTGATTTGTTAGCTTATAATAGCATTTTGGAGTCAGTGTGCAAGGCAGGAAAAATGGACGAGGCCTATAACTTGTTCATGAAGATGAGGTCCATGGGATTAAGGCCTGATGCTTTTACGTATGCTGTTTTTATTCATGCTTATTGTGTAAAGGACGATATTCATGCAGCTTTTAGGGTCCTTGATCGGATGAAAAGGTACAAGCTTGTGCCTAATGTATTTACGTACAATGTTATCATCAAGAAGCTTTGCAAGAGTGACAAGGTTGAGGATGCTTACCAACTGATAGATGAGATGATTGAACGAGGGGTAAAACCTGATTGTTGGAGTTATAATACAATCCTTGCTTGTCATTGTGATCATAGCGAAGTCAATTTGGCACTTAGGCTGATCTCAAGAATGGAGAAGAACGGTAGCCTGCCAGATCGTCATACATATAACATGGTGCTTAAAATGCTCATAAAGGTCGGAAGGTTTGATAGAGTTGAGAAAGTATGGGAGAGTATGGAAGGCAGGAAATTTTATCCTTCAGTCTCAACATATGCTGTTATGATACATGGTCTCTGTCAGAAGAAAGGCAAACTTGAGGAAGCATGTAGATATTTTGAAATGATGATAGATGAAGGGATCCCGCCATATGGTGAAACCTGTGAATTATTGCGGAATAGACTTATAGGTTTAGGATTTGCAGAGCAAAAAGATATTCTTGCGGATAAGATGGAAAGAAGTACTTCTTGTTTAATTCAAGAGCTAACAAACATAATGAGAGGAAACAAGGCCCGTGCCAGATTGAGACGTGAAGAAGAAACTCTGATAGTGATGAGTAAAAGAGTTCAATGTGCCGGAGAAGTAGAATAG